The Fictibacillus arsenicus genome contains a region encoding:
- the secY gene encoding preprotein translocase subunit SecY, which produces MFQTISNIMRVGDLRNKILFTLAMLVVFRLGTFIPVPGVNRDVLKFSTGDSANIFGFLNTFGGGALQNFSIFAMGIMPYITASIIVQLLQMDVVPKFTEWSKQGEVGRKKLAQFTRYGTIVLGFIQAIGMSIGFNNLFPGLIQNPSPTTYLFIALVLTAGTAFLMWLGEQITLKGIGNGISVLIFAGIAAAIPTAVNQLFTTQFEGGNDQMFMNIVTVVLLAIAVVLIIMGVIFIQQGVRKIPIQYAKRVVGTKPVGGQSTHLPIKVNAAGVIPVIFAISLIITPRTVAGFFGQNDVTAWIINTFDYTKPVGMIIYALLIIGFSYFYTFIQVNPEQMAENLKKQGGYIPGIRPGANTQTYITRILYRLTFVGSLFLAAIAVLPVVFTAIPGLNLPPAIQIGGTSLLIVVGVALDTMKQIESQLIKRHYKGFIK; this is translated from the coding sequence AACAAAATATTGTTTACACTTGCGATGCTGGTGGTGTTCCGTCTTGGAACATTCATTCCCGTTCCTGGTGTGAATCGCGATGTACTGAAATTCAGTACAGGCGACAGTGCTAACATTTTTGGTTTTTTAAATACGTTTGGCGGTGGAGCGTTACAAAACTTCTCCATTTTCGCTATGGGTATCATGCCGTACATTACAGCATCGATCATCGTGCAGCTTCTGCAGATGGACGTTGTGCCTAAGTTTACGGAATGGAGTAAGCAAGGTGAAGTCGGGCGAAAGAAATTAGCTCAGTTCACACGTTATGGAACGATCGTTCTTGGTTTTATCCAAGCAATCGGTATGTCTATCGGTTTTAACAATCTTTTTCCAGGACTTATTCAAAACCCTAGCCCGACTACGTATCTATTTATCGCGTTAGTTTTAACTGCAGGTACTGCATTCTTAATGTGGTTAGGTGAGCAGATTACCCTTAAGGGGATTGGAAACGGAATTTCAGTTCTAATTTTTGCGGGGATTGCCGCAGCTATTCCTACAGCAGTTAATCAGCTTTTCACAACTCAATTCGAAGGCGGCAACGACCAGATGTTCATGAACATTGTTACGGTTGTACTGCTGGCGATTGCAGTTGTACTCATCATTATGGGTGTTATCTTTATTCAACAAGGTGTTCGGAAAATCCCGATTCAGTATGCAAAACGGGTCGTTGGAACAAAGCCTGTTGGCGGCCAGTCTACTCATCTTCCGATAAAAGTTAACGCAGCAGGTGTTATCCCGGTTATCTTTGCGATTTCCTTGATTATCACACCAAGAACTGTTGCAGGCTTCTTCGGACAGAATGATGTTACGGCTTGGATTATCAACACGTTTGACTACACGAAGCCAGTCGGAATGATTATATATGCGCTCCTAATTATCGGATTCTCGTATTTCTATACGTTCATCCAGGTAAATCCGGAGCAAATGGCGGAAAACTTAAAAAAGCAGGGTGGATACATTCCTGGCATTCGTCCAGGGGCTAACACTCAAACTTATATAACAAGAATTCTGTATCGATTAACGTTTGTTGGATCTCTTTTCCTGGCTGCTATTGCAGTCCTGCCAGTTGTCTTTACAGCGATTCCAGGTTTGAACCTTCCGCCAGCCATTCAAATTGGTGGAACAAGCTTGCTGATTGTTGTAGGTGTGGCACTAGACACCATGAAGCAAATTGAGAGCCAGCTGATCAAGCGGCACTACAAAGGCTTCATTAAATAA
- a CDS encoding adenylate kinase has product MYLVLMGLPGAGKGTQAERIVEKYGIPHISTGDMFRAAIKEETPLGLEAKSYMDAGNLVPDEVTIGIVRDRLSKKDCEKGFLLDGFPRTVAQAEALEEITQELSRKIDYVLNISVDSDKLMQRLTGRRICQTCGSTYHVIFNPPKVEGVCDKDGGTLIQRQDDNEETVRNRLDVNMKQAKPLLDFYGDKGYLKNINGDQDIDKVFQDIDQLIGGLAK; this is encoded by the coding sequence ATGTATCTAGTCTTAATGGGATTACCCGGAGCAGGTAAGGGTACTCAAGCAGAAAGAATTGTTGAGAAGTACGGAATTCCACATATCTCTACTGGAGATATGTTCCGAGCAGCAATTAAAGAGGAGACTCCTCTTGGACTTGAGGCAAAATCGTACATGGATGCGGGTAACCTCGTTCCTGACGAAGTTACAATCGGCATCGTACGTGACCGACTTTCTAAAAAGGACTGCGAAAAAGGATTTTTACTAGATGGATTCCCTCGGACAGTTGCCCAAGCGGAAGCCCTGGAAGAGATCACACAAGAGCTCTCCCGAAAGATTGATTATGTTCTAAACATTTCAGTTGATTCGGATAAGCTTATGCAGCGATTAACGGGTCGTCGGATTTGCCAAACATGCGGAAGCACGTATCATGTAATATTCAACCCGCCAAAGGTTGAAGGAGTATGTGATAAAGACGGCGGTACGCTTATCCAACGTCAAGATGATAATGAAGAGACCGTTCGAAACCGTTTAGATGTAAACATGAAGCAGGCTAAACCACTGCTTGATTTTTATGGTGATAAAGGTTACCTGAAAAACATTAATGGTGATCAGGATATCGACAAAGTCTTTCAAGACATTGACCAACTTATTGGGGGATTGGCGAAATGA
- the map gene encoding type I methionyl aminopeptidase, translating to MIICKTPREIEIMREAGRIVALTHQELKKHIKPGITTKELDKIADKFIRSQGAIPSFKNYNGFSGSICASVNEELVHGIPGKRVLNHGDIISIDIGAKYNGYHGDSAWTYGVGEISEEAQKLLDVTEESLYRGLEKAKAGARLTDISHEIQKYAEEEGFSVVREYVGHGIGQDLHEDPQIPHYGPPGKGPVLKKGMVLAIEPMINAGTRYVRTLSDNWTVVTTDGKWCAHFEHTVVITEEGFEILTKI from the coding sequence ATGATTATCTGCAAAACACCGCGAGAGATTGAAATCATGCGGGAGGCAGGTCGCATCGTTGCCTTAACTCATCAAGAGTTAAAAAAACACATTAAGCCTGGCATAACTACTAAGGAACTGGACAAAATTGCTGATAAGTTTATCCGCAGCCAAGGTGCAATCCCTTCATTTAAAAACTATAATGGTTTTAGCGGAAGCATCTGTGCTTCTGTTAATGAAGAACTTGTACATGGGATTCCAGGTAAACGCGTACTGAACCATGGCGACATTATCTCTATAGATATTGGGGCGAAGTACAACGGATATCATGGTGATTCCGCTTGGACGTATGGAGTTGGAGAGATTTCTGAGGAAGCTCAAAAACTACTGGATGTAACCGAAGAGTCTTTATATAGAGGACTTGAAAAAGCAAAAGCCGGTGCCCGGTTAACTGATATTTCTCATGAGATACAAAAGTATGCTGAGGAAGAAGGTTTTTCTGTTGTCCGCGAATATGTCGGACACGGGATAGGCCAGGACTTGCATGAGGACCCGCAAATTCCTCATTACGGACCGCCTGGTAAAGGGCCGGTACTGAAAAAGGGCATGGTTCTAGCAATTGAACCGATGATTAATGCGGGAACTCGCTATGTTCGAACATTATCCGATAACTGGACGGTTGTCACAACGGATGGCAAATGGTGTGCTCACTTTGAACACACAGTTGTCATTACGGAGGAAGGCTTTGAAATCTTAACAAAGATCTAG
- a CDS encoding KOW domain-containing RNA-binding protein — protein sequence MVSESDSVPNLGQLVRILKGRDADRLGVIVGILDGRFVLVADGDKRKFDRAKRKNLNHLELLDFISPEVVKSILETGRVTNGKLRYAVAKFSDEKVIALKKGDQVDG from the coding sequence ATGGTAAGCGAATCTGATTCGGTACCGAATTTAGGACAGCTGGTTCGGATACTAAAAGGAAGAGACGCAGATCGGTTGGGTGTTATAGTCGGCATTCTCGATGGACGTTTTGTTCTCGTAGCCGATGGCGACAAGCGCAAGTTCGATCGCGCCAAACGAAAAAACCTGAACCATTTAGAGCTGCTGGATTTTATTTCTCCGGAAGTTGTTAAAAGCATTCTTGAAACAGGTCGTGTAACCAATGGCAAATTGCGTTATGCAGTAGCGAAGTTTTCCGACGAGAAAGTCATTGCTCTGAAGAAGGGAGATCAAGTCGATGGCTAA
- the infA gene encoding translation initiation factor IF-1, translating to MAKDDVIEVEGTVIEPLPNAMFRVELENGHKVLAHVSGKIRMHYIRILPGDKVTVELSPYDLSRGRITYRFK from the coding sequence ATGGCTAAAGATGATGTTATCGAGGTAGAAGGTACAGTTATTGAACCTTTGCCGAACGCCATGTTTCGTGTTGAACTAGAAAACGGACACAAAGTTCTAGCGCACGTTTCTGGAAAGATTCGCATGCACTACATTCGAATTCTTCCAGGAGATAAAGTAACCGTAGAATTGTCTCCGTATGACTTATCACGTGGTCGTATAACGTATCGTTTTAAATAA
- the rpmJ gene encoding 50S ribosomal protein L36, which produces MKVRPSVKPICEKCKVIRRRGTVMVICENPKHKQKQG; this is translated from the coding sequence ATGAAGGTAAGACCATCAGTCAAGCCAATATGTGAAAAGTGTAAAGTGATTCGCCGCAGAGGCACTGTAATGGTGATCTGTGAAAATCCGAAACATAAACAAAAACAAGGTTAA
- the rpsM gene encoding 30S ribosomal protein S13, which produces MARVAGVDIPRDKRVVISLTYIFGIGKTKAQQILAQAGVSEDTRVRDLTEDELNKIREVIDGHKVEGDLRREVSLNIKRLIEIGAYRGVRHRRGLPVRGQNTKNNSRTRKGPRRTVANKKK; this is translated from the coding sequence ATGGCACGTGTTGCAGGTGTAGATATTCCTCGTGATAAGCGAGTAGTAATCTCATTAACATACATCTTTGGTATCGGTAAAACAAAAGCACAGCAAATTCTTGCTCAAGCTGGCGTTTCTGAAGATACACGAGTTCGTGATCTTACTGAAGATGAATTAAATAAAATCCGCGAAGTCATCGATGGACACAAAGTGGAGGGTGACCTTCGCCGTGAAGTTTCATTAAACATCAAGCGTCTAATCGAGATCGGAGCATATCGTGGTGTTCGTCATCGTCGTGGATTACCAGTACGTGGTCAAAACACGAAGAACAACTCCCGTACTCGTAAAGGACCTCGTCGTACTGTAGCGAATAAGAAAAAGTAA
- the rpsK gene encoding 30S ribosomal protein S11, whose amino-acid sequence MAKARKTNTRKRRVKKNVEVGVAHIRSTFNNTIITITDTHGNAISWATAGHLGFKGSRKSTPFAAQMAAETAGKTAMEHGMKTLEVSVKGPGAGREAAIRALQSVGLEVTAIRDVTPVPHNGCRPPKRRRV is encoded by the coding sequence ATGGCAAAAGCACGTAAGACTAATACACGTAAGCGTCGTGTCAAAAAGAATGTTGAAGTCGGCGTAGCACATATCCGTTCTACATTCAACAACACGATCATTACGATTACTGACACGCACGGGAACGCAATCTCTTGGGCGACTGCTGGTCACCTAGGATTTAAAGGTTCTCGTAAGTCTACTCCGTTCGCAGCACAAATGGCAGCTGAAACAGCTGGTAAAACTGCAATGGAACATGGTATGAAGACGTTGGAAGTATCCGTTAAAGGACCAGGAGCTGGACGTGAAGCAGCAATCCGTGCCCTTCAATCGGTAGGCTTAGAAGTAACAGCTATTCGTGATGTTACTCCTGTACCTCACAACGGTTGCCGTCCGCCAAAACGCCGTCGTGTGTAA
- a CDS encoding DNA-directed RNA polymerase subunit alpha has translation MIEIEKPRIETVEISDDATYGKFVVEPLERGYGTTLGNSLRRILLSSLPGAAVTSIQINGVLHEFSTVEGVVEDVTTIILNLKKLAMKIYSDEEKTLEIDIQGEGVVTAGDITHDSDVEILNPDLHIATLAKGAHFQMKLHAKRGRGYVQAEGNKREDLPIGVIPVDSIYTPISRVNYQVENTRVGQVTNYDKLTLDVWTDGSIRPEEAVSLGAKIISEHLNIFVGLTDQAQNAEIMVEKEEDQKEKVLEMTIEELDLSVRSYNCLKRAGINTVQELANKSEEDMMKVRNLGKKSLEEVQEKLDELGLSLRADD, from the coding sequence ATGATCGAAATCGAAAAGCCAAGAATTGAGACGGTTGAAATCAGCGACGATGCCACATACGGAAAGTTTGTTGTTGAACCACTTGAACGTGGATACGGGACTACACTAGGCAACTCCTTGCGTCGTATCTTGTTGTCCTCACTACCTGGTGCAGCAGTTACATCTATTCAGATTAATGGCGTATTGCATGAGTTCTCAACAGTTGAAGGTGTGGTTGAAGATGTTACTACAATCATCTTGAACTTGAAGAAGCTTGCAATGAAGATTTACTCTGATGAAGAAAAGACACTTGAAATCGACATCCAAGGTGAAGGCGTCGTAACAGCTGGTGACATTACTCATGACAGCGATGTAGAAATCCTTAATCCGGATCTTCATATCGCAACACTTGCAAAGGGAGCTCATTTCCAAATGAAGCTTCATGCTAAGCGTGGTCGTGGATATGTACAGGCAGAAGGCAATAAACGCGAAGACCTGCCTATCGGTGTTATTCCTGTTGATTCAATTTACACACCTATTTCTCGTGTGAATTATCAAGTAGAAAACACTCGTGTAGGACAAGTAACAAACTATGATAAGCTAACGCTTGATGTATGGACTGATGGGAGCATTCGTCCAGAGGAAGCAGTTTCTCTTGGTGCGAAGATCATTAGCGAACATTTAAACATTTTTGTTGGCTTAACAGATCAGGCTCAGAACGCTGAGATTATGGTAGAAAAAGAAGAAGACCAAAAGGAAAAAGTTCTTGAAATGACTATTGAAGAACTTGATCTTTCTGTTCGTTCTTACAACTGCCTAAAGCGTGCTGGCATTAATACAGTACAAGAACTTGCGAATAAGTCTGAAGAAGACATGATGAAAGTACGCAACCTTGGCAAGAAGTCTCTTGAAGAAGTTCAAGAGAAGCTTGATGAGCTGGGTCTTTCATTACGCGCTGACGATTAA
- the rplQ gene encoding 50S ribosomal protein L17 — protein sequence MGYQKLGRVSAVRKAMLRDLATDLIINERIETTEARAKEVRKFAEKMITLGKRGDLHARRQAASFLRNEVADSESGQRSLQKLFSDLAPRYAERNGGYTRIAKIGPRRGDGAPMVIIELV from the coding sequence ATGGGATACCAAAAGTTAGGTCGTGTATCTGCGGTTCGTAAAGCAATGCTTCGTGATTTAGCTACTGATTTAATCATCAACGAGCGTATTGAAACTACAGAAGCACGTGCAAAAGAAGTTCGTAAATTTGCTGAAAAAATGATTACGCTTGGTAAGCGTGGAGACCTTCATGCTCGCCGTCAAGCTGCATCGTTCCTTCGTAACGAAGTAGCAGACAGTGAGTCTGGCCAAAGATCTCTTCAAAAACTTTTCAGTGATCTTGCACCTCGCTATGCTGAGCGTAACGGTGGTTACACTCGCATCGCAAAAATCGGCCCTCGCCGTGGTGATGGTGCACCAATGGTTATCATTGAATTAGTATAA
- a CDS encoding energy-coupling factor ABC transporter ATP-binding protein yields MENIISVKDVTFFYPGEETATLKNVSLDVYKGEWLSIVGHNGSGKSTLAKLLNGLLLPNEGTVNVSEYETARQDDIWEIRRQVGMVFQNPDNQFVGTSVQDDIAFGLENFGVPRDEMIKRINESVQRVGMEAFLNQEPHQLSGGQKQRVAIAGILAQKPSVIVLDEATSMLDPIGRIEVMETVRELNQNEGITVISITHDLEEALSADRVVVMKMGEKAAEGKPDSIFQQRELLKSAGLDLPFSLKLSEALRRQGVELDRGYLTQEELVNALWKLA; encoded by the coding sequence ATGGAAAACATCATCTCGGTTAAAGATGTGACCTTTTTTTATCCAGGAGAAGAAACAGCTACATTAAAGAATGTCAGCTTAGACGTATATAAGGGCGAATGGCTGTCCATTGTCGGCCATAACGGTTCTGGCAAGTCTACTTTAGCAAAGTTGCTGAATGGACTGCTGCTGCCTAATGAGGGTACTGTAAATGTATCTGAGTACGAAACAGCACGCCAGGATGATATATGGGAAATTCGCAGGCAAGTAGGTATGGTTTTTCAGAATCCTGATAACCAATTTGTCGGGACGAGCGTTCAAGACGATATTGCATTTGGCCTTGAAAACTTCGGTGTTCCCCGTGACGAGATGATTAAGCGGATAAATGAAAGTGTACAGCGGGTCGGCATGGAAGCTTTCTTAAATCAAGAACCTCATCAATTATCAGGCGGTCAAAAACAGAGAGTAGCGATTGCGGGTATTTTAGCACAAAAGCCTTCTGTCATTGTATTAGATGAAGCGACTTCAATGCTCGATCCGATCGGCAGGATTGAAGTGATGGAAACAGTTCGTGAACTTAATCAAAATGAAGGCATAACTGTTATTTCAATCACTCATGATTTAGAGGAAGCGCTAAGTGCAGACAGAGTCGTCGTCATGAAAATGGGGGAAAAAGCAGCAGAAGGGAAACCTGATTCAATCTTTCAGCAGCGTGAATTGCTGAAGTCTGCTGGTCTGGATTTACCGTTTTCACTAAAATTAAGCGAAGCTCTTCGCCGGCAGGGAGTCGAGCTTGATAGAGGCTATTTAACGCAGGAAGAGCTGGTGAATGCATTATGGAAATTAGCATAA
- a CDS encoding energy-coupling factor ABC transporter ATP-binding protein: MEISIKQLEHRYMQGTPFERRALHDVNLDISDETFFALIGHTGSGKSTLIQHLNGLLKPSAGSIKMGDILLEAGGKKQDLKPLRKKAGIVFQYPEHQLFEETVEKDIMFGPRNFGMPEEEAKNTASRVIEMVGLPQTVLSKSPFDLSGGQMRRVAIAGVLAMNPEVLILDEPTAGLDPSGRVEIMDLFYDLHQKNKLTTVLVTHSMEDASKYADEIAVMHKGELYLHGKPSEIFNERKALQAAGLDVPETVQFLLKWNEKSGQNLSLSDFTIEDLAKCLGQALKKRGS, encoded by the coding sequence ATGGAAATTAGCATAAAGCAACTCGAACATCGTTATATGCAAGGAACACCATTTGAAAGAAGGGCTCTTCATGATGTGAATCTGGACATCTCTGATGAAACGTTCTTTGCGCTCATCGGACATACGGGGTCTGGAAAATCTACACTTATTCAGCATTTGAATGGCCTGTTGAAACCATCGGCGGGTTCTATAAAAATGGGTGACATCCTTTTAGAGGCTGGCGGAAAAAAGCAAGATTTAAAGCCGCTTCGCAAAAAGGCAGGAATCGTATTTCAATATCCGGAACATCAGCTGTTTGAAGAAACAGTAGAAAAGGATATCATGTTTGGCCCCCGCAACTTTGGGATGCCGGAAGAAGAAGCGAAGAATACAGCATCAAGAGTGATTGAGATGGTAGGACTGCCGCAAACGGTTTTAAGTAAGTCTCCGTTCGACTTAAGCGGCGGCCAGATGAGAAGAGTAGCAATCGCCGGTGTGCTTGCTATGAATCCAGAAGTTCTTATTCTTGATGAACCGACTGCAGGGCTGGATCCATCCGGCCGTGTAGAAATCATGGATTTATTTTACGATCTTCATCAAAAAAATAAGTTAACAACTGTGCTGGTTACTCACAGCATGGAGGATGCCTCAAAGTATGCTGATGAGATTGCTGTGATGCATAAGGGTGAACTTTATTTGCACGGAAAGCCAAGCGAGATTTTCAATGAGAGAAAAGCCCTTCAAGCGGCAGGATTGGATGTACCTGAAACGGTTCAATTTCTTTTGAAATGGAACGAGAAGTCAGGACAGAATCTGTCACTTTCGGATTTTACGATAGAAGATCTGGCTAAATGTCTGGGACAAGCTCTCAAGAAGAGGGGGAGCTAG
- a CDS encoding energy-coupling factor transporter transmembrane component T family protein → MLQNVIIGQYYPASSPLHRMDSRSKLIAAFFYLFIVFLANNWITYGLLIAFTAVTISASKVPLRFLYKGLKPILILVVFTMLLHIFLTKEGDVLYKAGWFEIYEGGVIQGIFIAMRLLLLVLMTSLLTLTTTPIDITDGLEHLLGPLKKWKLPVHEFALMMSISLRFIPTLLQETEKIMKAQMARGADFTSGPIKERAKAFVPLLVPLFVSSFKRAEELALAMEARGYRGGEGRTRLRALEWHNRDTFALVLLILLTLSLFLLRS, encoded by the coding sequence ATGCTGCAAAACGTAATTATTGGTCAGTATTACCCGGCATCGTCTCCTCTGCACCGTATGGATTCACGCTCAAAGCTGATCGCTGCATTCTTTTATTTATTCATTGTTTTTTTAGCTAATAACTGGATCACATACGGCCTGCTGATTGCTTTTACGGCTGTCACCATCTCAGCATCCAAAGTTCCGCTGCGGTTTTTATATAAAGGACTTAAGCCCATCCTTATTCTAGTTGTATTTACGATGCTCCTGCACATCTTTTTAACAAAAGAAGGAGACGTGCTTTATAAAGCGGGCTGGTTTGAAATATATGAAGGCGGAGTGATCCAAGGTATTTTTATCGCGATGAGACTTCTATTGCTTGTGTTAATGACCTCATTGCTGACGCTGACTACAACACCGATTGATATTACAGACGGGCTTGAACATCTGCTTGGACCGTTGAAAAAATGGAAGCTGCCTGTCCATGAGTTTGCTTTGATGATGTCGATATCACTCCGTTTTATACCGACACTTTTACAAGAAACAGAGAAGATCATGAAAGCACAGATGGCACGAGGTGCAGATTTCACAAGCGGTCCGATAAAAGAACGGGCAAAAGCCTTTGTTCCGCTTCTTGTTCCTTTGTTTGTATCTTCGTTTAAACGTGCAGAAGAGCTTGCACTTGCTATGGAAGCAAGAGGCTACCGCGGCGGTGAAGGCAGAACAAGATTGAGGGCGCTGGAGTGGCATAACCGGGATACATTTGCTTTAGTGCTGCTGATCTTGCTCACATTATCGCTATTTCTATTACGCAGTTAA
- the truA gene encoding tRNA pseudouridine(38-40) synthase TruA, which produces MARLKVTVAYDGTDFAGYQIQPSGRTVQGTIQSVLQKMHKGEAVQISASGRTDAGVHAVGQVFHFDTEMNIPSDAWGKALNAMLPGDILIKDVAEVPDSFHSRFSASSKEYHYKLLVSKEPDVFRRNHMFHYPYPLNIRDIQKACGYFLGTHDFTSFSSARSEVADKVRMIFALELLEEGETLTFKIKGSGFLYNMVRIITGTLLEVGQGKRKPEEIKAIIAGEDRALAGKTAPAHGLYLYQVNY; this is translated from the coding sequence ATGGCTCGTCTGAAAGTAACCGTAGCTTATGACGGAACAGATTTTGCCGGATACCAAATACAGCCTAGCGGAAGAACGGTGCAAGGCACGATTCAGTCTGTTCTTCAAAAGATGCATAAAGGAGAGGCTGTACAGATTTCAGCCTCTGGCCGCACTGATGCCGGTGTGCATGCGGTCGGCCAAGTGTTTCATTTTGATACAGAAATGAACATACCAAGTGATGCCTGGGGTAAAGCTTTAAACGCGATGCTGCCGGGTGACATATTGATAAAAGACGTGGCAGAGGTACCTGACTCGTTTCATTCACGTTTTTCGGCATCAAGCAAGGAGTATCATTACAAACTGCTCGTAAGTAAAGAGCCTGATGTTTTTAGAAGGAACCACATGTTTCATTATCCATACCCATTGAACATTAGAGATATCCAAAAAGCGTGCGGCTATTTTTTAGGAACTCATGATTTCACCTCTTTTTCATCTGCACGTTCAGAAGTAGCGGATAAGGTAAGAATGATCTTCGCATTGGAATTGCTTGAAGAAGGTGAGACCCTGACCTTTAAAATCAAAGGCAGCGGCTTTTTGTATAACATGGTGAGGATTATCACGGGGACTCTTTTAGAGGTTGGACAAGGCAAAAGAAAGCCTGAAGAGATTAAGGCCATCATCGCAGGAGAAGACCGTGCGCTAGCTGGAAAAACAGCACCTGCTCATGGACTTTATTTATATCAAGTAAATTACTAA
- the rplM gene encoding 50S ribosomal protein L13: MRTTFMAKASEVERKWFVIDAEGKTLGRLSSEVASILRGKHKPIYTPHVDTGDHVIIINAEKIELTGKKLTDKIYYRHTGHPGGLRTRTALEMRTTRPVQMLELAIKGMLPKNSLGRQMFKKLHVYAGAEHNHQAQKPENYELRG; this comes from the coding sequence ATGCGTACGACTTTCATGGCGAAAGCTTCTGAAGTAGAACGTAAATGGTTTGTGATCGACGCTGAAGGCAAGACTCTTGGACGTCTATCCAGTGAAGTTGCTTCTATCCTTCGCGGTAAGCATAAGCCTATTTATACACCACACGTTGACACTGGTGATCACGTGATCATCATCAACGCAGAAAAGATCGAATTAACAGGTAAGAAATTGACTGACAAAATTTATTACCGCCACACTGGACACCCAGGTGGACTTCGTACGAGAACTGCATTAGAAATGCGTACAACTCGTCCGGTTCAAATGCTTGAGCTAGCAATCAAAGGTATGCTTCCAAAGAACAGCCTTGGTCGCCAAATGTTCAAAAAGCTTCACGTATATGCTGGAGCTGAGCACAACCATCAAGCACAAAAACCTGAAAACTACGAGTTACGCGGATAA